A single region of the Gossypium arboreum isolate Shixiya-1 chromosome 12, ASM2569848v2, whole genome shotgun sequence genome encodes:
- the LOC108485199 gene encoding uncharacterized mitochondrial protein AtMg01250-like, whose product MARMGFVINWIETIMKCLTSVSYSIVVNGYIGEKFQPTRGLCQGDPLSSFLFLICEEGLSCLMRLAAREALLKGVKANRNGPQVSHLLFVDDCIFFSEVTSRRATLLKIILREYRICSGQCVNFEKSTVFFSKNTQRKIDK is encoded by the coding sequence ATGGCTCGAATGGGTTTCGTTATAAACTGGATTGAAACTATTATGAAATGCTTAACTTCTGTTTCCTATTCAATTGTGGTTAATGGATACATAGGAGAAAAGTTCCAACCAACAAGGGGACTTTGTCAAGGAGATCCATTGAGTTCGTTTTTATTTCTCATATGCGAAGAAGGTTTATCCTGCTTAATGCGACTTGCAGCTAGAGAAGCACTACTGAAAGGAGTAAAAGCCAACAGAAATGGCCCACAGGTATCGCATTTGCTATTTGTAGATGACTGTATCTTCTTTAGTGAGGTGACTAGTAGAAGAGCTACTTTATTGAAGATAATTTTAAGGGAATATAGAATCTGTTCGGGTCAATGTGTTAACTTTGAGAAATCAACTGTCTTTTTTAGCAAAAACACTCAGCGGAAGATAGACAAGTAG
- the LOC108486742 gene encoding UPF0496 protein At2g18630-like, which produces MMGCKSSKTKGGVVEVSSQGRSDSGIESDLSSYEAACRNDSTLQQFDATLHQRTNDVIGTLAANMGVQALSFDSLKEVTGCVFETNQEVVKIILECQRDIWNNPDLFSLVEEYFDNTKKTLEFCTALQNCLKRARNNQLIIQLAVKNFEEEVGLQVGDDERKFVKTLEELRKFKAAEEPFTKEFFILFDSVRRQQELMLRKLVSRKRKLDKKMESLKTWRRVSNVLFVATFVSVLIFSVVAAAIAAPPVVTALAGAMAVPIGSVGKWCNWLWKRYENELQGQKELIIGMEIGSCITIYDMENIKVLISRLEIEMESLLHNADFAVREEDAVKLAINEIKGKLEAFMKTIEELGRQAENCSRDIRMARTVVLQKMMKRSGNSSTGDSPWEV; this is translated from the coding sequence ATGATGGGGTGCAAATCTAGCAAAACGAAAGGAGGTGTTGTAGAAGTATCTTCTCAAGGCAGGAGCGATTCTGGGATTGAATCAGACTTGAGCTCCTACGAGGCTGCTTGTAGAAATGATTCGACTTTGCAGCAATTTGATGCGACCCTCCATCAACGCACCAACGATGTCATTGGCACACTGGCTGCTAATATGGGTGTTCAAGCTTTATCTTTTGACTCACTCAAAGAGGTCACTGGATGTGTTTTTGAAACCAACCAAGAAGTGGTGAAAATCATCTTAGAATGTCAGAGAGATATATGGAACAATCCAGACTTGTTTTCTTTGGTTGAGGAATACTTCGACAACACTAAAAAGACTTTAGAATTCTGCACTGCTCTTCAGAATTGCCTCAAGCGTGCTCGAAACAACCAGTTAATCATTCAGTTGGCTGTTAAGAATTTCGAGGAAGAGGTGGGTTTACAAGTCGGGGATGATGAGAGGAAATTTGTGAAGACCTTAGAAGAACTAAGGAAATTTAAAGCAGCTGAGGAGCCATTCACTAAGGAGTTCTTTATACTGTTTGATTCGGTCCGTAGGCAGCAGGAATTAATGCTACGGAAATTGGTATCTCGGAAGAGAAAGCTCGATAAGAAAATGGAATCTCTGAAAACATGGAGGAGGGTGTCGAATGTATTGTTTGTAGCCACTTTTGTTTCGGTATTGATTTTCTCCGTGGTGGCAGCAGCCATAGCTGCACCGCCTGTTGTCACAGCTTTGGCGGGTGCAATGGCGGTTCCTATTGGTTCGGTCGGAAAATGGTGCAACTGGCTTTGGAAGCGCTATGAGAACGAGCTGCAAGGGCAGAAGGAGTTAATAATCGGAATGGAGATCGGTTCCTGCATTACAATCTATGACATGGAAAACATAAAAGTGCTGATTAGCCGGTTGGAAATTGAGATGGAATCTTTATTGCATAATGCTGATTTTGCAGTTAGAGAAGAAGATGCAGTGAAGCTTGCAATCAATGAGATCAAGGGAAAATTAGAAGCATTTATGAAAACCATTGAGGAATTGGGTCGACAGGCCGAAAATTGTAGCCGTGATATTAGGATGGCGAGGACGGTAGTTTTGCAGAAGATGATGAAACGTTCTGGGAATTCATCAACGGGTGACAGCCCGTGGGAAGTGTAG
- the LOC108485579 gene encoding NEDD8-conjugating enzyme Ubc12-like: MIRLFKVKEKQRETAENAKDEAVRRKQTAGELRLHKDISELNLPQSCGIAFPNGKDDLMNFEVSIRPDEGYYHGGTFLFSFKVSPIYPHEAPKVKCKTTIYHPNIDLEGNVCLNILREDWKPVLNINTVIYGLYHLFTEPNYEDPLNHDAAQVLRDDPKLFESNVRWAMKGCRIGDTFYSQCI, translated from the exons ATGATTCGATTGTTTAAAGTAAAAGAAAAGCAGAGAGAAACTGCTGAAAATGCAAAGGATGAAGCCGTCAGGAGAAAGCAAACTGCGGGCGAGTTGCGTTTACACAAAG ACATTTCTGAGCTGAACCTACCCCAATCCTGTGGCATAGCATTTCCTAATGGAAAGGATGACCTGATGAACTTCGAGGTTTCGATACGACCTGATGAAGGATATTATCA CGGTGGCACATTTTTGTTCTCCTTCAAGGTTTCTCCCATCTATCCACATGAGGCACCCAAAGTTAAGTGCAAGACAACG ATCTACCATCCAAATATTGACTTGGAAGGAAATGTTTGCCTTAACATCTTACGTGAAGACTGGAAGCCCGTGCTTAATATAAACACAGTAATCTATGGACTATATCATCTGTTTACG GAACCAAATTACGAGGATCCTCTAAATCATGATGCTGCTCAAGTGTTGAGGGATGATCCAAAGTTGTTCGAGTCTAACGTGAGATGGGCTATGAAGGGTTGCCGTATCGGAGACACCTTTTACTCACAGTGTATCTAG